DNA sequence from the Falco peregrinus isolate bFalPer1 chromosome 16, bFalPer1.pri, whole genome shotgun sequence genome:
CGATGCCCCTGTCTCACAGCAAGGCTGGGCAGATGCAATGCAGCACCAAGGCATGCAGGAACCTCTTTGGCCCTGTGGACCACCACCAACTCAAGAATGACTTTGAGGACCTGATGAGGCAACACCTGGAGGAAGTTCAGGAGCGCTGGAACTTCAACTTTGAGACAGAGACTCCCTTGGAAGGACAGTTCAAGTGGGAGAGGGTCTTCTTGGCTGAGCAACCGTCCCGGGAGGTCCACAGCCTGGTCACGGGCATCAGCAGTGAGAGCAGGAGCTCCTTGGTCCACAAGGTCCCCCCCAAGGACCATCTTGGCAGGATTTGCCCTGAGGCATCTCAGCAGAGCTCGGAGGTCTACAGGGCTGGTTCCCCACAGGGCCTGAAACGTCGGCAGACCACCATGAAAGGTGAGTGCTGGAGGTTTGGTGTCACTCCGTGCGTGCTCGGTGGCATTGGTGGTGTCATGGCTCTCCTGGTAGGGACAGATGGAGGGGACTTGAGTGCAAGACCCCTGCCTGGGTGTGGGGAGGGGACCACCCTCCATGCATTTCTCCTGGGGATCAATCTTCCAAGGGGAAAAGGCCACAAACGGGGGGGGCATTTTGGTTGctgggggacaggcagggggCTTGCACTGGGCTTGTGGGTTTTATAGCTGAAGATGCCCCCAAAAATCGTTCGGTACCTTCAGTTCCCACAGCCTGAGCCCGTCCTCCAGGATCAGGGCCTGGGGTGGCAATGCCAGTGAGACCAAAGAAGAGATGGAGACCTACAGGCTCTCCTCCCTGGGACTTTGGGGTGGGTGGCTCTGAGGGGGGGATCCCACCTGGGCTGGGTTTTGGGACCCTTCCTTGGGGAcacctcccctctccctgccctgctgctcccagcaggctggaggcaCTTCCCAACGCTCTCTTTCTGCCCTCCAGACTTCTACAGCTCCAAGCGGAGGATGGTCCCCGACAAGCCCAAGCCGTGATGTGACAGTGCTCGGGGCCAGCTGCTGACGCTGATGTCCCTGGGGGGTGTCCGTGgctttcttcccccaccctgTACTGTATATGCTGCCTGTCTGAAGCAACGTAGAGTCTGTAGTTTCCTATTTATGAGTAGCTCTGGGGTCCTGAGGGACCTCTACTGTGTGCAATGTAGAGGAGTAGCCCACGCTGAGGCTTGTAGCCCAATGGAGGAGGACTGAGATGGGCTTGGTGGGACCAAGGTATTGCCCTGCTGGCAGAGAAGAAAGTGTCCCCTGCCCTGGAGTGGTGGGGCCAAGCACCGTCCTTGCACCGTCCTGCTGCCCAGCCGTGGTCCTTCCCCTGCCTGATGGCTGGCTGTGGAGGACACTTGCGTCCCAGCCACCCGGTGGCACCAGATAGCCTTAAGAAAGGGTCACggggcagagctctgggacAGCCTGGCCCTGAGGACACCCTGGTTGCTGGCACGTGGTGGTGGCCCTCTAGCCAGCAGGATGGACCCAGGGGTGGTAAACCCTTGTCCGTGCGTGGAAGCAGAGCGATGTGGGGACTGCTCCTTCCCACGGCTGCTTGGGAGAGGGAGCGCTGCTCCCTGGAGAGCCCTTGGGTGGCTCATGGTGCCACCACCCATCAGATGGGCTGCGGATGGTGACAAACCCGCTGGAGGTCCCCAGTGCTGAGCTCGGCACAGCCATTGTGGGACCAGCGCTGCCTGGGGGAGGCTTTGGGGTCCCCTGCACCCTGCTGACCCAACCCCCCACTTCCTTACCCTGTTGGCTTGTTGAGTGGTGCTGCTTGCCCCCACGTTCCTGCCTCCATCACCACTGGCACCAGGCTGGGGAGCTACCTGCGCCGGCTCTGGACTGCTCTAGGGACGCATCCTGCTCACCAGCAGGGATGACACCGAAAGAAGAagttgtagcttttttttttttcttggacttttttttttctcctttgggcCTGGGTGAGAGAGGACCCTCACCTAGCTCTGCAGGGTGAGTGGCTTTGGTTGCCTCTGGGACCAAGGGATGTTCTAGCGCTGAA
Encoded proteins:
- the CDKN1A gene encoding cyclin-dependent kinase inhibitor 1 gives rise to the protein MPLSHSKAGQMQCSTKACRNLFGPVDHHQLKNDFEDLMRQHLEEVQERWNFNFETETPLEGQFKWERVFLAEQPSREVHSLVTGISSESRSSLVHKVPPKDHLGRICPEASQQSSEVYRAGSPQGLKRRQTTMKDFYSSKRRMVPDKPKP